The Borreliella andersonii genome has a segment encoding these proteins:
- a CDS encoding cation diffusion facilitator family transporter, translating into MVKVINLKNIHKFTYLKLDTLKKEDIYIAYIENNSKLIANLKAKEKTDQIEIINFHIDDDFKSEGIERIMISNLIHYGKKNKFKTISCQIAEIQEELLSLGFEHNNSQYKKELASEIEEDKFVMGIGIISILTEVASISSKLAVGMLFNSFALIADAFHVMADFVLSTITYFSLKITSKPETIHYPYGHKLMESLIAFIMGIIILMAGFTLFLNTTGLNKFITLGGESGFNLHIHQTKNKNNAIYEHDHNSHLHDHYHDHNHDHSEEDKKKILEIFSNKSLKKSLWIPLTPFIFFIVKIIEYLTKFQIGKRYNNQLLIALASADKNCIFSHGGITLSLLLATYMWSGFDKIMSIFIGFIIIKEGLNVIINNANNLLSKQNIDLKRSVKDTLKNSNINFKTLNFHNQGNKFVLYVKINLNSENDFKNFINKAQNIKKIIKQEYKEINDIYFLV; encoded by the coding sequence ATGGTCAAGGTAATAAACTTAAAAAACATTCATAAATTTACTTATTTAAAACTGGATACTTTAAAAAAAGAAGATATCTACATTGCTTATATTGAAAATAATTCAAAATTAATTGCAAATCTAAAAGCAAAAGAAAAAACTGATCAAATTGAAATAATTAATTTTCATATTGATGATGATTTTAAATCGGAAGGCATAGAAAGAATAATGATTAGCAATTTAATTCACTACGGCAAAAAAAATAAATTTAAAACAATTTCATGCCAAATTGCTGAAATACAAGAAGAGCTTTTAAGTTTAGGATTTGAACATAACAATTCTCAATATAAAAAAGAATTAGCATCTGAAATAGAAGAAGATAAATTTGTAATGGGAATAGGAATAATCTCTATACTTACCGAAGTAGCATCAATATCTTCTAAGCTTGCTGTTGGAATGCTATTTAATTCATTCGCACTTATTGCTGATGCTTTCCACGTGATGGCCGACTTTGTTTTATCTACAATAACTTACTTTAGTTTAAAAATTACAAGCAAACCTGAAACCATTCATTATCCTTATGGGCACAAACTAATGGAAAGCTTAATAGCTTTTATAATGGGAATAATTATACTTATGGCAGGATTTACACTATTTTTAAATACAACCGGATTAAATAAATTTATCACTCTTGGAGGAGAGTCTGGATTTAATCTACACATACATCAAACCAAAAATAAAAATAATGCTATATATGAACATGACCATAATAGCCACTTACACGATCACTATCACGATCATAACCATGACCACAGCGAAGAAGACAAAAAAAAAATACTCGAAATATTTTCAAATAAATCTCTTAAAAAAAGCTTGTGGATACCACTAACCCCCTTCATTTTTTTTATAGTAAAAATAATAGAATATTTGACAAAATTCCAAATAGGGAAAAGGTACAACAATCAACTTCTCATAGCACTAGCTTCAGCTGATAAAAACTGTATATTCTCACACGGTGGGATTACACTAAGTTTACTACTTGCAACCTACATGTGGAGTGGTTTTGACAAAATTATGTCTATATTTATTGGCTTCATCATAATAAAAGAAGGGCTTAACGTAATAATAAATAACGCAAACAATTTGCTATCAAAACAAAATATAGATCTTAAAAGAAGCGTAAAAGACACATTAAAAAATTCAAACATAAACTTTAAAACACTCAATTTTCATAATCAAGGCAACAAATTTGTGCTTTATGTTAAAATAAATTTAAATTCAGAAAATGATTTTAAAAATTTTATAAATAAAGCACAAAATATTAAAAAAATCATAAAACAAGAATATAAAGAAATAAATGATATATATTTCTTAGTCTAA
- the cdd gene encoding cytidine deaminase, with protein MEKLKKEDIDKAFYMAEKARNNSYSPYSKFKVGACIKTKTNDFFIGTNVENASFGATCCAERSAILSMIAKIGVQKIDFLLLNTSPESIPCAICLQVMTEFFDQDTKIIITEPESFNENKTPTKIYTLKDLLKAPFDKKELRRVT; from the coding sequence TTGGAAAAACTAAAGAAAGAAGATATAGATAAAGCATTTTATATGGCAGAAAAAGCAAGAAACAATTCATATTCTCCATATTCAAAATTCAAAGTAGGTGCCTGCATTAAGACTAAAACAAACGATTTTTTCATTGGAACAAATGTTGAAAATGCAAGTTTTGGAGCAACTTGTTGCGCAGAAAGAAGTGCAATTTTGAGCATGATTGCAAAAATTGGTGTACAAAAAATAGATTTTTTATTGCTTAATACAAGTCCTGAATCTATTCCATGTGCTATATGCTTGCAAGTAATGACAGAATTTTTTGATCAAGATACAAAAATAATAATAACAGAACCTGAATCATTTAATGAAAACAAAACGCCAACAAAAATTTACACATTAAAAGATTTACTTAAAGCTCCTTTTGATAAAAAAGAGCTACGAAGAGTAACATAA
- a CDS encoding bifunctional oligoribonuclease/PAP phosphatase NrnA, giving the protein MRDVINFIKKYNNFIIIGHKDPDFDCIGSSLALSSFLSRIGKNSVLLNEGPFIRKEIVPFKDKFLSEWPNIELSDYSAIILDCSILDRIGDEFIFYIKDMPTLVIDHHMSGEKLECEGYIDPFAPSTTFLIEKLIREFGYDLTKEEAWYILVGFCTDTGFFKFISRSDPEPFEMVARLVSKGISLKEVYSYIEATKSLKSIEILKLMLNNLESYWNGKVLFTFLSFSSSGKDGGVSGVNELFYMILSNVENNEILGILKEMEDGSIIVGLRSKDSFDVGKLAEDFGGGGHKNASGFRIKQGSLEIVKNRMLAYIKDNICL; this is encoded by the coding sequence ATGAGAGATGTTATTAATTTTATTAAAAAGTACAATAATTTTATTATTATTGGACACAAAGATCCTGATTTTGATTGCATAGGTTCTTCTTTGGCTTTATCGTCTTTTCTCTCAAGAATTGGTAAAAATTCTGTTTTGTTAAATGAAGGTCCTTTTATTAGAAAAGAAATAGTTCCTTTTAAGGATAAATTTTTATCGGAATGGCCTAATATTGAGCTTTCAGATTATTCAGCTATTATTTTAGATTGTTCGATTTTAGATAGGATAGGTGATGAGTTTATTTTTTATATAAAGGATATGCCTACTTTAGTAATCGATCATCATATGTCTGGTGAAAAATTGGAATGTGAGGGCTATATTGACCCTTTTGCGCCCTCTACTACTTTTTTAATTGAAAAATTGATAAGAGAGTTTGGATATGATCTTACAAAAGAAGAGGCCTGGTATATTTTAGTAGGATTTTGCACTGATACTGGTTTTTTTAAATTTATTTCAAGGAGCGATCCAGAGCCTTTTGAAATGGTTGCAAGACTAGTTTCAAAAGGAATAAGCCTTAAAGAAGTTTATAGCTATATAGAAGCCACCAAAAGCCTAAAATCAATAGAAATTCTTAAGTTAATGCTTAATAATCTTGAATCTTATTGGAATGGTAAGGTTTTGTTTACATTTTTGTCTTTTTCTAGTTCTGGCAAAGATGGTGGGGTTAGTGGGGTTAATGAGCTTTTTTATATGATTTTAAGCAATGTTGAGAATAATGAAATTTTAGGCATTTTAAAGGAAATGGAGGATGGTTCTATTATAGTTGGGCTAAGATCTAAAGATTCTTTTGATGTTGGAAAATTGGCAGAAGATTTTGGAGGCGGTGGGCATAAAAATGCCAGTGGGTTTAGAATCAAACAAGGTTCTCTAGAGATTGTAAAAAATCGAATGCTAGCATACATTAAGGATAATATTTGTTTATAA
- a CDS encoding glycoside hydrolase family 3 protein, producing the protein MEKEKLINEMVNNMQDHELLGQMFMISYPSQSITNFVLDFISKKNLGGIKIFGWNAKNLKNLTESINKAQKTAQNNKFKIPLFIATDQEGGWTQHIKLNTSETIGNLGITASLSPKDSYNTGYYIAQELSRLGINLNFAPIVDIYSDENNFTIGPRTYSDNPKIVSLLSLAFYKGQRQGGIISTAKHFPGHGNTTLDSHIDIPIINSNLLEINLSELLPYKILIQENIPVIMTGHLAYPKLTNGKNIPASSSTKIIKNILRKNLKYNNIIITDDLLMNAAKYNNESIYNTIERIVRTKSDIFLISLNENIQKNAYNMLLTLMKKDSEIKNNIIESNKRILRIKVEYLKENKNKSELYPKFNKNEKIYSKEGEKFFEQNTLRGITKVRIEKEISKTKKTLIISPYHKMITEGEKIFQNTYAYYYNYYPLNSINLQKLNEIKKLIKEFEQVIFNLSTPGSLKYLENLKEYKDKISVIVSLTPQHVKKLNWIKNIVIIYGTSPLAFRYGFLTLTKDFDPKGTIPLKNIINKYYP; encoded by the coding sequence ATGGAAAAAGAAAAACTAATAAATGAAATGGTAAACAACATGCAAGATCATGAACTGCTAGGACAAATGTTCATGATAAGCTATCCAAGTCAATCAATAACAAATTTTGTTCTTGATTTTATAAGTAAAAAAAACCTTGGAGGAATTAAAATTTTCGGATGGAACGCAAAAAATTTAAAAAACTTAACAGAAAGTATTAATAAAGCTCAAAAAACAGCTCAAAATAATAAATTTAAAATTCCCCTATTTATAGCAACAGATCAAGAAGGTGGATGGACACAGCACATAAAATTAAACACATCAGAAACAATTGGTAATCTTGGAATTACAGCATCTCTTTCTCCAAAAGATTCTTATAATACAGGATATTACATAGCACAAGAACTAAGTCGACTTGGAATAAATTTAAATTTTGCACCCATAGTAGATATATATAGTGACGAAAATAATTTCACAATAGGCCCAAGAACATATTCGGATAACCCAAAAATAGTATCACTTCTTTCTCTTGCCTTTTACAAAGGACAAAGGCAAGGAGGAATAATTTCTACTGCAAAACATTTCCCAGGACACGGAAATACCACTCTTGACTCTCATATAGATATTCCAATAATAAATTCTAATTTACTAGAAATAAACTTAAGTGAGCTTTTGCCATATAAAATATTAATCCAAGAAAACATCCCAGTAATAATGACAGGCCATCTAGCATATCCAAAGCTTACAAATGGAAAAAATATCCCTGCATCATCCTCAACAAAAATAATTAAAAATATACTAAGAAAAAATTTAAAATACAATAATATAATAATTACTGATGACTTATTAATGAACGCAGCAAAATACAATAATGAGAGCATTTACAATACAATTGAAAGAATAGTTAGAACCAAAAGTGATATTTTTTTAATATCTTTAAACGAAAATATACAAAAAAACGCTTACAATATGTTATTAACCTTAATGAAAAAAGATTCGGAAATAAAAAATAATATTATTGAATCTAACAAAAGAATATTAAGAATAAAAGTGGAATACTTAAAAGAAAATAAAAATAAATCTGAACTTTACCCTAAATTCAATAAAAATGAGAAAATATATTCAAAAGAAGGTGAAAAATTTTTTGAACAAAACACATTAAGGGGTATTACAAAAGTAAGAATAGAAAAAGAAATATCTAAAACCAAAAAAACCCTTATAATATCTCCATATCATAAAATGATTACAGAAGGTGAAAAAATATTTCAAAATACATATGCTTATTATTACAACTATTATCCCTTAAATAGTATTAACCTCCAAAAACTTAACGAAATTAAAAAATTAATTAAAGAATTTGAACAAGTTATCTTTAATTTATCAACACCCGGAAGCCTGAAATATTTAGAAAATTTGAAAGAATATAAAGATAAAATAAGTGTAATTGTATCCCTTACACCTCAACATGTTAAAAAATTAAATTGGATAAAAAACATAGTAATTATTTATGGAACATCGCCTTTGGCATTTAGATATGGATTTTTAACACTCACTAAGGATTTTGATCCAAAAGGAACTATTCCTTTAAAAAATATTATAAACAAATATTATCCTTAA
- a CDS encoding DJ-1/PfpI family protein produces the protein MVVGIILANGFEDIEAIIPIDILRRGNVNIQIISANDNNVVISSKGVSFITDDVISNCKENYFDLIILPGGMPGATNLFNSKELDLILKDMNARGKYIAAICASPAVVLAAKGLLGVNKFTCYPGLEKNVFDGEFVDKNVVISNNFITSKGVGTSFEFAFTLLEIVKGKQIMENVKKATLLCKS, from the coding sequence ATGGTAGTGGGAATTATTCTTGCAAATGGCTTTGAAGATATTGAAGCCATAATTCCGATTGATATTTTAAGACGGGGTAATGTTAATATTCAAATTATCAGCGCAAATGATAACAATGTTGTGATAAGTTCAAAAGGCGTTTCTTTTATAACAGATGATGTAATATCAAACTGTAAGGAAAATTATTTTGATTTAATAATCCTTCCAGGAGGCATGCCTGGAGCTACTAATCTTTTTAATTCAAAGGAATTGGATTTAATTTTAAAAGATATGAATGCCAGAGGTAAATATATTGCAGCTATTTGTGCCTCTCCAGCAGTAGTGCTTGCTGCTAAAGGACTTTTAGGTGTTAATAAGTTTACGTGTTATCCAGGTTTGGAAAAAAATGTGTTTGATGGTGAGTTTGTAGATAAAAATGTTGTTATAAGCAATAATTTTATTACTTCTAAAGGTGTTGGAACTTCATTTGAATTTGCTTTTACTCTTCTTGAAATTGTAAAAGGAAAACAAATAATGGAAAATGTTAAAAAAGCAACTTTACTTTGCAAGAGTTAA
- a CDS encoding acetate kinase has protein sequence MKILIINTGSSSLKFAIYKYENSKKIISGIVEKIKSQKSIIKIINTDGTITERFEKGIENHQKAIEKMFKLLLNSNLNILKTINEIKIIGHRVVHGGSSLKNSVILKNSILNKLKQISELAPLHNPNAIIAIEAVLKILPHAKQVLCFDTSWHQTIKEHAFLYAIPYSWYKNHNIRKYGFHGLSYSYITKRSSEILNKKIDNLNLVILHLGNGASINAVKNGKSYDTSMGITPLEGLAMGTRSGDIDPSIINLMSNILNKSTKQIEEILNKESGILGISEKSNDMRDIWNKIEEGEYQSKLAIDIMTYRIKKYIGSYIAILDFNVDAIVFTGGIGVIDYKIRALALKGFEKIGIELDLEKNEMAQTKYLESEISTINSKPKILVLPTNEELTILEDIYNLIPKNL, from the coding sequence ATGAAAATATTAATCATAAACACAGGAAGTTCTTCGTTAAAATTTGCTATTTATAAATATGAAAATTCAAAAAAAATAATATCTGGAATTGTTGAAAAAATAAAATCACAAAAATCAATCATAAAAATTATAAATACTGACGGAACAATAACAGAAAGATTTGAAAAAGGAATTGAAAATCACCAAAAAGCAATAGAAAAAATGTTTAAATTGCTGCTAAACAGTAATTTAAACATCCTTAAAACTATCAATGAAATTAAAATAATAGGACACAGAGTTGTACATGGAGGTTCAAGCCTTAAAAATTCAGTAATTCTTAAAAACAGTATTTTAAATAAATTAAAACAAATTTCTGAACTTGCTCCACTTCACAACCCAAATGCAATCATAGCAATAGAGGCGGTGCTTAAAATTTTACCACACGCAAAACAAGTTTTGTGCTTTGATACTTCATGGCATCAAACTATAAAAGAACATGCCTTTCTTTATGCAATTCCATATTCTTGGTATAAAAACCACAATATTAGAAAATATGGCTTTCATGGCCTTTCTTATTCGTACATAACAAAAAGATCTTCAGAAATCTTAAATAAAAAAATAGATAATCTAAATTTAGTAATATTACATCTTGGAAATGGAGCAAGTATTAATGCCGTTAAAAATGGAAAATCTTACGACACAAGCATGGGAATTACTCCACTTGAAGGTCTTGCAATGGGGACAAGAAGCGGCGATATAGATCCATCAATTATTAATTTGATGAGTAATATATTAAATAAAAGCACTAAGCAAATTGAAGAAATATTAAATAAAGAAAGCGGCATACTAGGAATTTCTGAAAAATCAAATGACATGAGAGATATTTGGAACAAAATCGAAGAAGGAGAATATCAATCAAAACTTGCAATAGATATAATGACATATAGAATAAAAAAATATATTGGATCTTACATTGCTATTCTTGATTTTAATGTTGATGCAATAGTTTTTACAGGCGGGATTGGTGTTATTGATTATAAAATAAGAGCTCTTGCATTAAAAGGGTTTGAAAAAATTGGAATAGAGCTGGACCTTGAAAAAAACGAAATGGCTCAAACCAAGTATTTAGAATCTGAAATATCAACCATTAATAGCAAACCCAAAATACTAGTACTACCAACAAACGAAGAATTGACCATTCTTGAAGACATTTATAATTTAATTCCAAAAAATTTATAA
- the mfd gene encoding transcription-repair coupling factor produces MNIDEELTAILKNNSNLKKMKEFIEQNTFFSLTGYEGFFKAFLIKKIKEYSKTRKIILIVKDEHTLDKIKNDLQAITNQIFELNYFSPLVYKGIGSKSTIFNERIKFLINFYKKNPGIYITVLKSLLSTIPDKNTLLKNIYKIEKNTNINIEDIEKTLITLGYEKTFRVTIPGEFTIKGEIIDLYPFGEQNPIRIVLNFEKIEEIKKFNPLTQLKHDNEILEFQILPKKEIIWNDEAIKTLKTKIKSVEYKKILEELNFKKETKTEEMFYPLVANTYLSDEIEKHTPIVNLEINNFEKEIEKIHQEYEKLYKEAKEAGKNIIDPKKILLNSKNFNLKSNVLFSKIKNPKFKEIIEFKIESERNFFSNITLIREEFENWLKNGFKIIIAAESESQKEKLKYIFKELPKVSIEVLKISSSLIIEKEKIAIILESNIFNTGQKINKDFESLKTKSIDSFVEIEKNSHVVHINHGIGIFRQIKRIKTSSLEKDYIEIEYAEGEKLFIPIEQTNLIQKYIGSDPKNIKLDKISSKTWIKNKANAKKRIEEIADKLIELYSKRESIKGIKYPEDNELQLLFESEFPYDETPDQITAIKEIKEDMMSFKVMDRLLCGDVGFGKTEVAMRAAFKAVMGNKQVIVLSPTTILAEQHFNTFKKRFKNFPIKIEVLSRFIKNNAENRILKELKSGKIDIIIGTHKILSKKFICKNLGLIIIDEEQRFGVKEKEKLKEIRISVDCLALSATPIPRSLHMSLIKLRDISVLKIPPKNRVKIEAYLESFSELLIKHAIESELSRDGQVFLVNHNIEELYYLKGLIEKLTPYARIAIIHGKLTGDEIENIMHNFIKKAYQILLATTIIENGIDIPNANTIIINNANKFGLAQLYQLKGRVGRGSQKAYAYFLYQDSEKLNERSIERLRAITEFSELGAGFKIAMKDMEIRGVGNLLGKEQHGEIESIGLDYYLTMLNKAIEKKIGKISSEEEEVDIEINYSGFIPENYAKNEQDKILIYKKIFKIQTEEESKKIRSELQDNFGPIPKEINSLLMLAELKILAKNLNIKKLKETNKVLEIEYKNIESIPMEKVIEILQNHPNLLILNPSYQKSIFLSFKNIEKSEKINYIYKNINLLKTNT; encoded by the coding sequence ATGAATATAGATGAAGAACTAACAGCAATATTAAAAAATAATTCCAATTTAAAAAAAATGAAAGAATTCATAGAACAAAATACATTTTTTTCATTAACAGGGTATGAAGGATTTTTCAAAGCCTTTCTAATTAAAAAAATCAAAGAATACAGTAAAACCAGGAAAATAATATTAATAGTTAAAGACGAACACACATTAGATAAAATCAAAAACGATTTACAAGCAATCACAAATCAAATCTTTGAGCTTAACTATTTTAGCCCCCTTGTATACAAGGGTATTGGCTCAAAAAGTACGATTTTTAACGAAAGAATCAAATTTTTAATCAATTTTTATAAAAAAAATCCTGGAATATATATTACAGTCTTAAAATCATTGCTTAGCACAATACCTGATAAAAATACATTACTAAAAAATATATATAAAATTGAAAAAAATACCAATATTAATATAGAAGACATTGAAAAAACTCTTATAACATTGGGATATGAAAAAACATTCAGAGTAACAATTCCAGGAGAATTTACAATAAAAGGAGAAATTATAGATCTATACCCTTTTGGAGAGCAAAATCCAATAAGAATTGTACTAAACTTTGAAAAAATAGAAGAAATAAAGAAATTTAATCCCCTAACCCAATTAAAACACGATAATGAAATTTTAGAATTCCAAATTCTTCCAAAAAAAGAAATTATTTGGAACGATGAAGCTATTAAAACCTTAAAAACAAAGATTAAATCTGTTGAATATAAAAAGATTCTTGAAGAGTTAAATTTTAAAAAAGAAACAAAAACAGAAGAAATGTTTTATCCACTAGTAGCAAATACTTACTTAAGTGATGAGATTGAAAAACACACACCTATTGTAAACTTAGAAATTAACAATTTCGAAAAGGAAATTGAAAAAATACACCAAGAATACGAAAAACTCTACAAAGAAGCAAAAGAAGCTGGTAAAAATATAATTGATCCGAAAAAAATTCTCTTAAATTCTAAAAATTTTAATCTAAAAAGCAATGTTTTATTTTCAAAAATTAAAAACCCTAAATTCAAAGAAATTATAGAGTTTAAAATCGAAAGTGAGAGAAACTTTTTTTCAAATATAACACTTATAAGGGAAGAATTTGAAAATTGGCTAAAAAATGGGTTTAAAATAATTATTGCAGCAGAATCTGAATCACAAAAAGAAAAACTTAAATATATTTTCAAAGAATTACCAAAAGTATCAATTGAAGTTTTAAAAATATCTAGCTCTTTAATAATAGAAAAAGAAAAAATTGCTATTATTCTTGAATCAAACATTTTCAATACGGGACAAAAAATAAACAAAGACTTTGAATCTTTAAAAACAAAATCTATTGACTCTTTTGTTGAGATTGAGAAAAATAGCCATGTGGTCCACATAAACCATGGAATTGGTATATTTAGGCAAATAAAGAGAATAAAAACAAGCTCTCTTGAAAAAGATTATATTGAGATTGAATACGCTGAAGGAGAAAAACTATTTATTCCAATTGAACAAACAAATTTAATACAAAAATACATTGGAAGTGATCCTAAAAATATTAAATTAGATAAAATCAGTTCTAAAACATGGATAAAAAACAAAGCAAACGCAAAAAAAAGAATCGAAGAGATTGCAGATAAATTAATAGAGCTTTATTCAAAAAGAGAAAGTATTAAAGGTATTAAATACCCAGAAGATAATGAATTACAATTGTTATTTGAATCTGAATTTCCATACGATGAAACTCCAGACCAAATAACAGCAATAAAAGAAATAAAAGAAGATATGATGAGCTTCAAGGTGATGGATCGCCTTCTTTGTGGAGATGTTGGATTTGGAAAAACTGAGGTTGCTATGAGAGCTGCTTTTAAAGCCGTAATGGGAAACAAGCAGGTTATTGTACTCTCACCAACAACTATATTAGCAGAACAGCACTTCAATACATTCAAAAAAAGATTTAAAAATTTTCCAATAAAAATCGAAGTATTAAGCAGATTTATAAAAAATAATGCAGAAAACCGGATTTTAAAAGAACTTAAAAGCGGAAAAATTGATATAATCATAGGAACACACAAAATTCTTTCAAAAAAATTCATCTGCAAAAATTTAGGGTTAATAATAATTGATGAAGAACAAAGATTTGGTGTAAAAGAGAAAGAAAAACTTAAAGAAATAAGAATTTCGGTTGATTGCCTTGCTCTTTCTGCAACACCAATTCCCAGGTCTCTTCACATGTCGCTAATTAAGCTCAGAGACATTTCCGTTTTAAAAATTCCACCTAAAAACAGAGTAAAAATAGAAGCTTATTTAGAATCGTTTAGCGAACTTTTAATAAAACATGCAATTGAAAGTGAGCTATCTCGAGATGGTCAAGTTTTTTTAGTAAATCACAATATTGAAGAACTGTATTATTTAAAAGGGCTCATTGAAAAATTAACTCCTTATGCAAGAATCGCAATAATTCATGGAAAACTTACAGGAGACGAGATTGAAAACATAATGCACAATTTTATTAAAAAAGCGTATCAAATTTTATTGGCAACAACAATAATTGAAAATGGAATAGACATTCCAAATGCAAATACAATAATAATCAATAATGCAAACAAGTTTGGACTTGCACAGCTATATCAACTAAAAGGAAGAGTTGGAAGAGGATCTCAAAAAGCTTATGCTTATTTTTTGTATCAAGATAGCGAAAAACTAAATGAACGCTCTATTGAAAGACTAAGAGCAATAACAGAATTTTCAGAACTAGGAGCAGGATTTAAAATAGCAATGAAAGACATGGAAATAAGGGGTGTTGGAAATTTACTTGGCAAAGAACAACATGGAGAAATTGAATCGATTGGATTGGATTACTATCTAACAATGCTAAATAAAGCAATTGAAAAGAAAATAGGAAAAATCTCATCAGAAGAAGAGGAGGTTGATATTGAAATTAATTATAGTGGCTTTATTCCTGAAAATTATGCAAAAAATGAACAGGATAAAATACTAATCTACAAAAAAATCTTCAAAATTCAGACTGAAGAAGAAAGTAAAAAGATAAGATCAGAACTCCAAGACAATTTTGGCCCAATACCTAAAGAAATAAATAGTCTATTAATGTTGGCTGAACTTAAAATTTTAGCAAAAAATTTAAACATAAAAAAATTAAAAGAAACAAACAAAGTTTTGGAAATAGAATATAAAAATATAGAAAGCATTCCTATGGAAAAAGTAATAGAAATACTGCAAAACCATCCTAATTTATTAATATTAAATCCCTCATACCAAAAATCGATATTTTTAAGCTTTAAAAATATCGAAAAATCTGAGAAAATAAATTATATATATAAAAATATTAACTTACTAAAAACAAACACATAG